The window CTACTATGAAATATGGTTTATTCTCTAGGCCTACGTAGGCTGCCCCAATCATGTTCCAAGAAGCACTTGGTGAGAAAAACTGATTCTGATTTCTGTGGTATATTTCTGGACTTACACTTTAGTTTCCTTTGTTTAAGGCGAATATATCTGAACTGTAAGTATTTCTAAATATGCTGGGTCATTTGGTTTGATAGACATAACTGGTAAGAAATAAGCATAGTAAAAGTGTAATATTCTCATAATAGCCTGTTATATCCTACATGTGCAAAAGTCTGAAAGGAAACCGATATTATGAGTCTCAGTCCTCGGTTTAATTTGTTAAGTGTTCGCTGATTATATCATGAGATAATAATCGCCTTTTATAATCCGAGTCAGGAAAAAAGGAGGGAAACCCGGCTATGTGTAGTTTGGCATTTTTTTAGACTGACAGCGCCTctacgttatttatttattatttagaagTGTTATTGGTTGGTCAGGGCAGCAGGGGGCAGTATGAACACACAGAACAATATGTCCAACACTGCATAATCGCCACCTTATTGCATATCCTATATACAGCATGCTCCGATGTATAAAGCATATAGTAGGCTATACATTTTGTACATTGTtcgttgtattttttttatatgaaggtagtactgtatataaaagctTCCTGCTATCAGTAACAAACTATATTTTGTGATCAAAGAAAGCGCTGGTGTACATTTTGCAGCTTCACCACTAGATGGCGATATTTTGCAAACGGAAAAGGTTTGATAAAAGGTGCAAAACTTCACCGTCGCTTCCGTCttccttctgcttcttcttcttattcctAAATGTGATagcattaaatataataatttataacaaAAGCAGCTGAGTTGTCGTCGTTACACGTGCGTTGATTCTGATGTGTCGAATATAATTCTCCATGGTTACTGACGTaaacaaaaacaccaccaccacacacacacacacgcgcacacacacacacacacacacaggaagagacaTTTCTCGCGCTCATGAACGAGTAGCTGGTCCTTTCCTGATCTGCTGTTTTGTATGCTTTAAGTAGTCTTTAGGAACGTGTTTAAGAAAAATGACAGGACTGCATGAAGACCTTGACTCCAACCATCACTGGGTGGAAAAGCTGTTTCCTCCTCACTTCACTTTCCAAGACTTGCTAGAAGGCAAAGTCTACAGTGCTGAAGAACCACGACTCGCTTATACACCTTTAAATCTGCCATCTGACAGGACTGAATCTAGGAAGCAgatctatttaagtgtattgaGAAACATACAGCAGCAGGAAGAAATGATCAAGAGGAGGAACCTAGTACAGAGAATGAGCAGAAATGACGATCCAGTTGATGGACAGGATAAACATTTGTGTGAAACACCGAATACAGACTGCAGTGAGAGAACAAGGTGCATTTGGAACCAGGAGGACATCTCAACAATCCGGGCAGCTCTGAATGAAATAGAAAGAGACCGATGGAGGCTGAGGGAGCAGCTCAAAACTTCTGAGGAACAACTGAGCAACAAGCGAGAGGAGAAGAATCAGCTGCAGGGGTTGCTGGAGGAACATGAAGAGCAACTGAAGGGCTTAAGAAAAAAGGCAGCACGTCAAACCTTGGTGGTGAAGACTCTGAAGATGGAAAATCACAAAATGGGTGTTCAATTAGAGCAGCTTGCTAAGCAGAGCCAAGAAAAGGCCATGGAGGCAAATAGGCTAAGGGCTGACCTGAGAAAATCCAATGCCAGATCACGCCAAATAAGGGAGGAATGCTCAGATTTAGCCCAAGAGttgaagagagtgaaggagcaACAGAAGATTGAATGTGCGAGAGAAGTGCAGGCAGCCAGGATGGAGCACGAGGCTACCTTGGCGAGGCTACAGATAGAGCTGGATGAGACTCGGGCCCAACTCAAGACTGAGAAGGAGAATCATGCACAGAATCTCACAGCTCTGGAGCACCTACGCCACCACTTTTATAATCAGTGACTTGGTTCAGTGTTTGATTGTGATTTCAATTATAGCATCTGAAAAGCATCAAAGATTACAAAACTGTAGATATTAACACTGCATATTATTTAAGCAGAAGGGTATTGATAAGatggggcacggtggcttagtggttagcatgtttgcctcgcacctccggtgTTGGGGTTTCCTTCCCCCatccaaagacgtgttgtaggatgattggcatttacaaattgtccatagtgtgtgaatgggtacgGGATTGTATACGCGATTgggccctgtgatgggttggcaccccgtccaaggtgtcccgagttccccaggataggctccaggctccctgcaaccttGTATAGGAtcagcggtatagaaaatggataagAATCCAAGAAGCCGTTGAGCTCTTTAAATCATATAAACTTGATAACTGGAAATTTTTCTTAAGACATAATGTTTAATGTACGACTATAAAATGGGGCCAGTGACCTTTTGATGAGAAAAGATTTTACTGTTTGTTATTGTACCAGCATAAAAATAACTTATTTTTTGCTGTACTTTGGACTAATAATTTATTTGTGGTGAAGCTGCAGAGGAAGGATCGGGCAGAACTCATGGCTCCAGAGCACCCATGCCAGCATTTTAATAACCAGTGACTCGACAAAGGACAAGAAAGTCCAGTGTTCATTTTATGCCACATCACTACAGCATGTAGTGTCTCCCCTGCTCAAACACTTAGAGGATTGAACCAGGTGTATGAAAAAGCTTGTGAAAGTCTACACTGTAGAAAATTTGGTCCTGTGGGACTGGGAGCAAAGAACACTGAGGCAGTCTGTGTATATACTCAATCCTGCATTGTagttgccccccccccaaaaaaggtAATTTCCTCCATAACAactcagcaatttttttttcttctatttttgcaAACATGAGCTATGCTGCTAATGTATTTTCAGAGAGAAGTGCAAGCAGTACATGCTTAGAACTTTACCAGAACTCTGGTCTCCACATTAAAACTGACTTAAAAAGCGGTTTCTCAATTAcctttttttcaaatgattaaTAAGCCATGCCCAGTTATCTATTTTATTTCCAATATGTCTTCACACTTGTTtcttaaaatgaacattttatgtacatatatactcCTACTATTGTGGAAAAGACAACAGAAAACATACAGGAAACTCACAGGAAACTCAAGGTAGagtaaaacatatatttatgcCCAATCTTGAAGCCAGAAACCCCAAACAATAATTTAGTAAGCAATGGACATTGTCATTCTCAATCACTTTCATCAACAGATACATATCAGTTATTAAAACTGGGTGACAAAGGTTGGCATTTGCATCCTGTCCAAAACTCCAGCACACAATATAAACTATTTAGCTGAACATTTTTGACCCACTGCTCCTGAATTTGACTATTATACAGGTTTAAACTTTATAGGACAAACTAATATAAGCTTGTACTGAGAGTACAGAAAGACATCTTGGTGTGATGGAGGTTCAGTCACACTTCATTTGTAAAAGACAAAAGGCAAAAATGTACTTCTAATGATCTTATTAAACCCTGCACTCTGCTTGCTGTTCACATCTGCTTGTCTTGGCACAATCATGCTATATTAAAAGGGATTTTTACTCTATAATCCTCACAGAACTAAAACATCCACATACACTGAGAAAAATATCATCAGCACACTCACATTCAAAAGTACCATACCATGCCAGCACATGTCACAGTTAATGTTTTCCCCCTTGTAGATACTATTTAGCAACTGATGGGCAAAAAAATTATGATGTTATGACACTAACATCATAGAAATTTAACATGAAACTGGTCAAGAGGGGGAAAGGACACAGCACTTAAGCAACTCAAAACCTATGAGGTATATAAGAGAAGAATTTGTGCAAACAGAGTACATTGAATACAAGGTGGAATTTACAATAAACTCACCAATTCAATGAAGGCTTTCAGTAGAATCCTGTTTTGCATTTCTATTCAAAAAGGCCTTCCAATAACCAAGGTGTAAGTGCAAAACAGATCTGAACCTAAAAATACAATCTTAAGATACAACACATTACCACAGTTTTGACTCATTCAAGGTTGACAGTACAGATAATGGTATGAAAATGGTGTTAAATgtggggttttgtgtgtgtgtgtgcatgcatgtatgttgGAGGCATCTGTTAAAGGCTTCAGTGGTCTCTAAGTTCATGTGCATAAGCTGAAATTCAAAACGCAGCACTTAAGAAGCATCAGACATGGATCTGTAATCATCATTCTTACAATTTTACAGTGTACGTGAAGAGGTTAAACGTTCCATGTTATGTGTGTAATCAGTGAAATATGCATACCTAGAATTAGTTTCACAGCTAATAAATTTAACAATAcccattttttaaatctagatCATAAATAGCCTCACATCGAGTTAAAATAACATGCTGACCAAACTAAATCAGAATAATAGTATAAAGCTATTTGAGAGTATTAACCAATCAATGCACTTTAAATAATGTACCACTCAGGAAAATAAGCATATGGTCAGGAATGAGACAGTGAACCTATAAAGTCTGCAAGTTCTCAATTATAGGCAACTTTGCTGGAAATTCACCTTTGAAAagacaaattttaaaaatctttcgGGAGAAGGGAAACTGATTTAATTATTATGATAAGGCtggcatacattttttttaagtgccttATGTTCTAAATTCATGACATATGTGATATACACCTTTGCTTTAAATGCTTTGTTACCATTTGCTTTTACTGCAACCCTAAAACAGCTTTAAGAGCTTACCTAAGACTTTTTATAATGTAGTAGAAATGACTATGTGAAATGATGTTACTCCTTAAGCACTTCACTTCCTGCTtcattataaagaaaaaaaaggaacattaaCTGCCATGGAAAGGCTTGGAGTAATTATTTAAACTGCTTTTATACCATAGATAAAATAAACTTCACAGTCAGGAGCTGCAGAGAGACTTATGTCAGAAAATCGGctcaaaataatcaaataatgttTCCCAAACGTGGGAAAAGCTTTGGAGTATAAACAGAGTGCTTGGGTCCCTCTTGCTTTTCACACAGCAAATTCATACTTGTTCctaagcgggggggggggggggggggggggggttagggttactgAGCTCGCACATATTACTACAACAATTTTTGTTGCACATTTTGGAGGTCAGCTGCAAACAAAAGGGGATCTGAGAGAGAGGCATGTTTGTCATTCTTTCTTTGTTATTTCCTCAACTGCACAAAACAGGTCACCATCCCAACTGTACAGTCCTGTTCTTTTGTCCTTTATGCTTGCTCCGGTGGTGCAGGCCTCTTGAGATCTCGTATCTGCTTGACGAGATAGTTCTTTTCATCGCAGAACTGCTCGTCCTCCGAGCGGTCTGTTTGGAATTGGCTCAGGAAGTCCACCAGTTTGGACTGGTTCTTCAACAGGATGTCCAAAACAGGTTGTGTCTTATTCGGGTTTGCCACAAACACCTGATAAGCACACCAAACAAAAAGCTTAAGTTAAATTTAAGCTGAGGCTACTTAATCTAGCATCACAGTGGTTAAAATGAAAGACAACCCTGCATACAAatactgatttttaaaatgtgcctTCACTGACTTTGTGAGATGACCCCCGTAATAGACAGATACAGACTGTACAAAATACCAAGCAGTCGTTTCAACTATGTTGTTGCTGCTGAGATGGGTAAGCGCAGTCCAAATGATAGTATATCCTCCTCTCCTTCGTCTGCAGGTGGTTGAGTACCAGTGTCTATTTCTCAATACATTATTTCTCAATACTACCACATGGTACATGTAAACAGGCCAGCAGTAATCTGGTGTTCTGCCTATAAGTTAATCAAACTGAGCATGCTAAATTACATTCAGATGTGTGAAACACGTACAGTGGCTGCACCAGCAGGTggacagataaagagaacctTCCACTCCCATAGGTTACGATAGGTTATGCagtgaacaacaacaaaaacaaggtAAATTTAGATATTGTTGACACTTGGCTAAATctcagatttattcatttattagtcATGCATTGCATGAGGTAGGATGTACAGccaattataaatattatccTTTTGTAGTGCACAAAACAGTCATAAAGGAAGCTGTTTGGGATGTGGCCTAATTTAAAGATGGATTTTATGTGGCCTGCGAGCAAGAAACGCAACAGAGCTACAGCTCAACAACAAGAATATACTAATAtgggaaaaggaaaacaaatctGTCATGCTGTTTGAGAAAGTTGTATTATTGCCAAAAAGGACTCCAAAAAGGAGGCAGTAATTAGACTACTCCCTAATATTTCTGTGCTGCACTATACAGTAGAAAAGCTATTCTAGCCAGAACCAGCAGTGTCAGTCAGGATGCTAACAGAAACCTACCTTAAAGACATGAAAAGCTTCAAATTGGATGTTGCGGCTGTTGTCTCTCAAAATGTTCATCATGAGTTTCAGGTTCTCGGCTCGACTGATGTATTTGGTCATGACTGTGAAGTTGTGTCTGTCCAGCAGGAGCTCTCCCAACAGCTGTGTGCGACAGAAAATAGGAAGCGTCTTCAAGGAAGCAATTTCAAGCAGCTGCACAATCACATGCGAGTCCTACTATTTACACCAACGCATTTTTCGGTGGGTTCACAATATAGTTTGATTTCCTGAAAGATAAGACGATGCATAATGCATATGTCCATGCTACAGGGAAATACTTGTTTGGGACGTTGTCTGCCTCACTTGATGTTTAAATTGGCTTATGCTTATTTTATCTACAGCAAGATCTAATTACAATGCTAATATGTCCAGGTCATCGGTATGACTGCTAAAGAAGTGACAATCTCTGTTTCAGTCATAGAATTGCTGGAATGTGGACAACAACCAGAAACATGACAAAATTTAAGAACAAATGCAGACTGAACACTAGGACATTCTTTTACAAAGCAAAATTGCCCAAATATGTGGATATGCCAGTTACAAAGAGGAAACATAAGTGCAACCTGAGAATTCAACATAGCTATGCATTATATGTCTGACCAAACAGGTGAACATCTATCCTGATGTCATGGTTAACGTGCGACAAGTGTATGCAAAAGTACCCTCACCTTTACAGACTGCCGTTTGGTGACGTAattttcagaatgcagcagcttTTCGTACTCTGTAAATACCTGGAAAATGgtcaaaatatttcaattttAACAGATGCACAGTTGTATTTCTGTGAAGCTCTGAAAAACCTCACAGATCACCTTAAATCTTTAGTAACCTTTTTTTTAGCATAGGGTTGAATCATACTATAAAGTCTTTATAGAAATCTAGGGAATGTGATGCTTACTCGGTCATAATTCGTCTCCAAGAAATCCGCACACATTATTTTGTGTCTTGTTAGAAGATCCTAAAAATAAGAAAACCATACAATACATGGGTCacttcattgtttttttgtacagagtttaaaaaaaaaaataaaaaaaaaaaacagtggtcATATGAACAGGTAAattgtagaaaataaataacttaccttaaatgaaacaaaggcatcTGAGGCAATATCGAAAGTGGAGAGTTCCACATAGTGGAAGAAACGATAAAAGTCCTCAGAGAAGAGAACAATGCGGGCCAAGGGCTCATGACGGAGACACTCTCTCAACATCATGCCGCAGTTCAAAGCCACTTCTGGACTCTCATAGCTGCAATTATAGGAGAATAcatgcattttttccccattattcATTAATGGGAGTTTTAAAATCCAAGGACGACTTATACATATTGAAGGCAGCAACATCATTTTCCCATATTGTGAAAAGATCCATATGAACTCATTTCATACCAAGTGTTAACCAACAAGCTAACATACTATTCAGATGGGATAGGATTTCCAGACATGCGTCTGTTAATTAACGTTGTTGAATGAAATGTTCAAAATGCACAGGCGTACATCATCTCATATACCTCAaacttttaatgaaaacaaGCTGCTGTGACCCTTACTATAACCGCTTGTTGTAGGTCTTCTGGCTCAACATATTTGCACATGATCATTACATATCCATAacatatacagttgtgcccaaaagtttgcataccccttgcagaatctgctaaatcttaatacttttaacaaaataagagggatcataaaaatctcatgttttatttagttctgtcctgaataagctatttcacataaccaatgtttacatatagtccacaagacaagataatggctgaatttataaaaatgaccccgttcaaaagtttacacaccttTGACTCTTAATACCATGTCTCgctacctggatgatccacgactgttttttgttttatgataGTTGAGTcacatgagtcccttgtttgtcctgagcagttaaactgtccactgttctccaagtcctgcacattctttgcttttccagcatattctgcatatttgacccctttccaacagtggctatatgatgttgagacccaacttttcacactgaggacaactgagggactcgtacacaactattatatAAGTTTCaagcattcactgatgctcaagaaggcaacatgatacattaagagccagggggatgtaaacctttgaacaggatGCTCTGTGtactattttgtcttctgggagacatgtaacggTCTTATTgtgtctgaagggcagtactaaatgaaaaaaaagatctttaaacaaaacaatttacattgatcatcctgttcaaaagtttacatccccctggctcttaatgtatcgtgttaccttcttgaacatcagtgaatgtttgcactttatgtaatagttgtgtccctcagttgtcctcagtgtgaaaagacggatctcaacatcatatagtcgctgttggaaaggggtcaaatatgcagaaggtgctggaaaagcaaagaatgtgcaggacctggagaattattctgaagaacagtgggcagtttaactgctcaggacaaacaagggatcatgaacaaccatcacaaaacagaaaaacagtcgtggatcatccaggtaacgacacacaatattaagaatcaagggtatgtaaacttttgaaccgggtaattttttataaattcagctattatcttgtcttgtggactatatgtaaacatatat is drawn from Ictalurus furcatus strain D&B chromosome 8, Billie_1.0, whole genome shotgun sequence and contains these coding sequences:
- the cab39l1 gene encoding calcium binding protein 39, like 1 encodes the protein MPFHFGGGSLLRPQKSPAEIVKNLKENVACLEKLETSDNKKSEKVAEEASKNLALLKEVLSGTGDKEPQTEAVAQLAQELYNTNLFIALIANLQRIDFEGKKDVVHLFSNLVRRQIGTRTPTVEYISSHSQILFMLLKGYESPEVALNCGMMLRECLRHEPLARIVLFSEDFYRFFHYVELSTFDIASDAFVSFKDLLTRHKIMCADFLETNYDRVFTEYEKLLHSENYVTKRQSVKLLGELLLDRHNFTVMTKYISRAENLKLMMNILRDNSRNIQFEAFHVFKVFVANPNKTQPVLDILLKNQSKLVDFLSQFQTDRSEDEQFCDEKNYLVKQIRDLKRPAPPEQA
- the ccdc160 gene encoding coiled-coil domain-containing protein 160 homolog, giving the protein MTGLHEDLDSNHHWVEKLFPPHFTFQDLLEGKVYSAEEPRLAYTPLNLPSDRTESRKQIYLSVLRNIQQQEEMIKRRNLVQRMSRNDDPVDGQDKHLCETPNTDCSERTRCIWNQEDISTIRAALNEIERDRWRLREQLKTSEEQLSNKREEKNQLQGLLEEHEEQLKGLRKKAARQTLVVKTLKMENHKMGVQLEQLAKQSQEKAMEANRLRADLRKSNARSRQIREECSDLAQELKRVKEQQKIECAREVQAARMEHEATLARLQIELDETRAQLKTEKENHAQNLTALEHLRHHFYNQ